In Nerophis ophidion isolate RoL-2023_Sa linkage group LG02, RoL_Noph_v1.0, whole genome shotgun sequence, one DNA window encodes the following:
- the lg02h15orf48 gene encoding normal mucosa of esophagus-specific gene 1 protein: MRGFFQVLRKKKELIPLISFMAFAATGATTASIYFLLTKSDVILNKTSNPEPWERVDPTKPQKLFTINQQWKPVEELELVKRLTK, encoded by the exons ATGAGGGGATTTTTTCAAGTGTTAAGAAAGAAAAAAGAG CTGATCCCACTGATCAGTTTCATGGCGTTTGCTGCAACAGGAGCCACTACGGCTTCCATCTACTTTCTTCTCACCAAATCTGACGTCAT ttTAAATAAGACCTCCAATCCAGAACCATGGGAGAGAGTGGATCCAACCAAGCCCCAAAAG CTTTTCACTATCAATCAGCAGTGGAAGCCAGTGGAGGAACTGGAGTTGGTGAAGCGTCTCACCAAATAA
- the afg2b gene encoding spermatogenesis-associated protein 5-like protein 1 isoform X1 produces the protein MSLKLLAVDASDQGSQRCRLGPGLLSALGLSLGSPLLVSFPGGSCLCAAWPRPDLAEGFLQVDMKCCSQGLIRHPPSRLTLDPQQQLTHVPCPKLKGMKLSVVVQSVEFRRNTPPRLVHELLKDMLKGALVHRNHVVNLEDFDTDIKYVVIENIYPDTNTAGLVTSKTCMEIADIQTVRHFITRLQDQDTVSLGGLEEVSALLMEMLQLPLLYPGTLGALGVSCPRGLLLVGPPGVGKTQLVRKVVGEVGASLVVVRGPEVVGSRPGESEERLRAMFVQARTAAEEGPCVLFLDELDSLCPRRTGSSAPENRLVAQLLTLMDGVDQSDRFLVVGATNRPDSLDPALRRPGRFDREVVIGVPTLQQRAAILSVLCEKMPVCPMVEIAELAKRTTGYVGSDLSALCREAAMHAIRENAKGSGEQVVGMKHFLEALKLVQPSCLRSSLGRTDISPVTWDQIGGLEEIKLKLRQSLEWPMMYPEAFTRLGLCSPRGVLLYGPPGCSKTSLVRATASGSHCTFLSVSGADLYSPYVGDSEKALSQLFRQARACAPCILFLDEIDSLIGSRSCSQAPNSVQTRLLSVLLNEMDGVGLKTLERRGEQKILQVDGEMGNHTHKQLNCQEVCNKDVMVVAATNRPDCLDSALLRPGRLDQIIYVPPPDQQARLAILKVCTKSMPVGPDVCLEELAAKTDLYSGADLESLCKESALLALVEENMEASSIKHTHFLQCLKKMTPSLTAQQIQTYQTATR, from the exons ATGTCCCTGAAATTGTTGGCTGTAGATGCATCGGATCAAGGCTCGCAGAGATGCAGACTCGGTCCAGGCTTGCTGTCAGCCCTGGGCTTGAGTCTGGGCTCCCCGCTGCTGGTGTCCTTCCCTGGGGGAAGCTGTCTGTGTGCCGCCTGGCCTCGGCCTGACCTTGCCGAGGGCTTCCTGCAGGTGGACATGAAGTGCTGTTCTCAAGGTCTGATCCGTCATCCACCTTCACGGCTTACCCTGGACCCCCAGCAGCAGCTCACACATGTACCCTGTCCCAAACTGAAAGGCATGAAACTAAGCGTGGTCGTGCAGTCTGTTGAGTTTAGAAGAAACACACCTCCTCGACTTGTTCATGAGCTTTTAAAAGACATGCTGAAGGGAGCCTTGGTGCACAGGAATCACGTTGTAAACCTTGAGGATTTTGACAcagacattaaatatgttgtcattgAAAACATCTATCCGGATACGAACACAGCTGGACTTGTTacctccaaaacttgtatggagaTTGCTGACATCCAGACTGTCAGACACTTCATAACGCGTCTTCAGGACCAGGACACAGTGTCTCTGGGGGGACTGGAGGAG GTGAGTGCGTTGCTGATGGAGATGTTGCAGCTGCCATTGCTCTATCCAGGCACTCTTGGTGCTCTGGGTGTGTCTTGTCCAAGAGGCTTGCTGCTGGTTGGGCCTCCAGGTGTTGGGAAGACCCAACTGGTGCGCAAAGTGGTGGGAGAAGTGGGAGCAAGCCTGGTCGTGGTAAGAGGGCCAGAG GTGGTGGGGTCCCGACCTGGTGAGAGCGAGGAGAGGTTGCGAGCCATGTTTGTGCAGGCTCGCACCGCAGCAGAGGAGGGTCCCTGCGTGCTGTTCTTAGACGAGTTAGACTCTCTGTGTCCGAGAAGGACTGGGTCATCAGCACCAGAGAACCGCCTGGTGGCTCAGCTCCTCACACTAATGGACGGGGTGGACCAGTCAGATCGATTCCTGGTTGTCGGTGCCACCAACCGACCGGACAGCTTAGACCCAGCACTGCGCAGGCCTGGAAGATTTGACAGAGAG GTTGTCATTGGGGTTCCCACCTTGCAGCAGAGAGCTGCCATCTTGTCTGTTCTTTGTGAAAAGATGCCAGTTTGTCCCATGGTGGAGATAGCAGAACTGGCAAAGAGGACCACAGGTTATGTCGGGTCAGACCTCAGCGCCCTCTGCAGGGAGGCCGCCATGCATGCTATACGGGAAAATGCAAAG GGTTCAGGAGAGCAGGTAGTGGGTATGAAGCATTTCCTGGAGGCTTTGAAGTTGGTGCAGCCCTCCTGCCTGCGTAGCAGCCTGGGGAGGACAGACATCTCTCCCGTAACTTGGGACCAAATCGGAGGCCTTGAGGAGATAAAACTGAAACTAAGACAg AGTCTTGAGTGGCCGATGATGTACCCCGAGGCCTTTACTCGTCTTGGTCTGTGTAGCCCTCGTGGTGTTCTTCTATATGGCCCTCCAGGATGTTCTAAGACGTCGCTGGTCCGAGCAACAGCCTCCGGCTCCCACTGCACCTTCCTGTCTGTCAGTGGTGCTGACCTCTATTCTCCCTATGTGGGAGACTCAGAGAAGGCTTTGTCACAG TTGTTTCGCCAGGCACGGGCCTGCGCTCCTTGCATCCTGTTCCTCGACGAGATTGACTCTCTGATTGGCTCGCGGTCCTGCAGTCAGGCACCTAATAGTGTTCAGACTCGACTCTTATCTGTGCTTCTCAATGAGATGGACGGTGTCGGTCTGAAGACGCTGGAAAGGAGAGGAGAGCAGAAGATCCTCCAAGTAGACGGAGAAATGGGAAACCACACTCATAAGCAG TTGAACTGCCAGGAGGTTTGTAACAAAGATGTGATGGTTGTAGCAGCCACAAACAGACCAGACTGTTTGGACAGTGCTCTACTGAGGCCTGGCAGACTGGACCAAATTATTTACGTACCACCACCAGACCAGCAG GCCCGTCTCGCCATCCTGAAAGTGTGCACAAAGTCCATGCCAGTGGGTCCTGATGTATGTTTGGAGGAGCTGGCTGCTAAGACTGATCTTTACTCTGGAGCTGACCTGGAAAGTCTTTGTAAAGAG TCTGCACTGCTGGCGTTGGTCGAAGAAAACATGGAAGCTTCGTCCATCAAGCACACACACTTCCTGCAGTGCCTCAAGAAAATGACACCTTCTCTCACGGCCCAGCAAATCCAAACATACCAAACAGCTACCAGATAA
- the afg2b gene encoding spermatogenesis-associated protein 5-like protein 1 isoform X2 has translation MKCCSQGLIRHPPSRLTLDPQQQLTHVPCPKLKGMKLSVVVQSVEFRRNTPPRLVHELLKDMLKGALVHRNHVVNLEDFDTDIKYVVIENIYPDTNTAGLVTSKTCMEIADIQTVRHFITRLQDQDTVSLGGLEEVSALLMEMLQLPLLYPGTLGALGVSCPRGLLLVGPPGVGKTQLVRKVVGEVGASLVVVRGPEVVGSRPGESEERLRAMFVQARTAAEEGPCVLFLDELDSLCPRRTGSSAPENRLVAQLLTLMDGVDQSDRFLVVGATNRPDSLDPALRRPGRFDREVVIGVPTLQQRAAILSVLCEKMPVCPMVEIAELAKRTTGYVGSDLSALCREAAMHAIRENAKGSGEQVVGMKHFLEALKLVQPSCLRSSLGRTDISPVTWDQIGGLEEIKLKLRQSLEWPMMYPEAFTRLGLCSPRGVLLYGPPGCSKTSLVRATASGSHCTFLSVSGADLYSPYVGDSEKALSQLFRQARACAPCILFLDEIDSLIGSRSCSQAPNSVQTRLLSVLLNEMDGVGLKTLERRGEQKILQVDGEMGNHTHKQLNCQEVCNKDVMVVAATNRPDCLDSALLRPGRLDQIIYVPPPDQQARLAILKVCTKSMPVGPDVCLEELAAKTDLYSGADLESLCKESALLALVEENMEASSIKHTHFLQCLKKMTPSLTAQQIQTYQTATR, from the exons ATGAAGTGCTGTTCTCAAGGTCTGATCCGTCATCCACCTTCACGGCTTACCCTGGACCCCCAGCAGCAGCTCACACATGTACCCTGTCCCAAACTGAAAGGCATGAAACTAAGCGTGGTCGTGCAGTCTGTTGAGTTTAGAAGAAACACACCTCCTCGACTTGTTCATGAGCTTTTAAAAGACATGCTGAAGGGAGCCTTGGTGCACAGGAATCACGTTGTAAACCTTGAGGATTTTGACAcagacattaaatatgttgtcattgAAAACATCTATCCGGATACGAACACAGCTGGACTTGTTacctccaaaacttgtatggagaTTGCTGACATCCAGACTGTCAGACACTTCATAACGCGTCTTCAGGACCAGGACACAGTGTCTCTGGGGGGACTGGAGGAG GTGAGTGCGTTGCTGATGGAGATGTTGCAGCTGCCATTGCTCTATCCAGGCACTCTTGGTGCTCTGGGTGTGTCTTGTCCAAGAGGCTTGCTGCTGGTTGGGCCTCCAGGTGTTGGGAAGACCCAACTGGTGCGCAAAGTGGTGGGAGAAGTGGGAGCAAGCCTGGTCGTGGTAAGAGGGCCAGAG GTGGTGGGGTCCCGACCTGGTGAGAGCGAGGAGAGGTTGCGAGCCATGTTTGTGCAGGCTCGCACCGCAGCAGAGGAGGGTCCCTGCGTGCTGTTCTTAGACGAGTTAGACTCTCTGTGTCCGAGAAGGACTGGGTCATCAGCACCAGAGAACCGCCTGGTGGCTCAGCTCCTCACACTAATGGACGGGGTGGACCAGTCAGATCGATTCCTGGTTGTCGGTGCCACCAACCGACCGGACAGCTTAGACCCAGCACTGCGCAGGCCTGGAAGATTTGACAGAGAG GTTGTCATTGGGGTTCCCACCTTGCAGCAGAGAGCTGCCATCTTGTCTGTTCTTTGTGAAAAGATGCCAGTTTGTCCCATGGTGGAGATAGCAGAACTGGCAAAGAGGACCACAGGTTATGTCGGGTCAGACCTCAGCGCCCTCTGCAGGGAGGCCGCCATGCATGCTATACGGGAAAATGCAAAG GGTTCAGGAGAGCAGGTAGTGGGTATGAAGCATTTCCTGGAGGCTTTGAAGTTGGTGCAGCCCTCCTGCCTGCGTAGCAGCCTGGGGAGGACAGACATCTCTCCCGTAACTTGGGACCAAATCGGAGGCCTTGAGGAGATAAAACTGAAACTAAGACAg AGTCTTGAGTGGCCGATGATGTACCCCGAGGCCTTTACTCGTCTTGGTCTGTGTAGCCCTCGTGGTGTTCTTCTATATGGCCCTCCAGGATGTTCTAAGACGTCGCTGGTCCGAGCAACAGCCTCCGGCTCCCACTGCACCTTCCTGTCTGTCAGTGGTGCTGACCTCTATTCTCCCTATGTGGGAGACTCAGAGAAGGCTTTGTCACAG TTGTTTCGCCAGGCACGGGCCTGCGCTCCTTGCATCCTGTTCCTCGACGAGATTGACTCTCTGATTGGCTCGCGGTCCTGCAGTCAGGCACCTAATAGTGTTCAGACTCGACTCTTATCTGTGCTTCTCAATGAGATGGACGGTGTCGGTCTGAAGACGCTGGAAAGGAGAGGAGAGCAGAAGATCCTCCAAGTAGACGGAGAAATGGGAAACCACACTCATAAGCAG TTGAACTGCCAGGAGGTTTGTAACAAAGATGTGATGGTTGTAGCAGCCACAAACAGACCAGACTGTTTGGACAGTGCTCTACTGAGGCCTGGCAGACTGGACCAAATTATTTACGTACCACCACCAGACCAGCAG GCCCGTCTCGCCATCCTGAAAGTGTGCACAAAGTCCATGCCAGTGGGTCCTGATGTATGTTTGGAGGAGCTGGCTGCTAAGACTGATCTTTACTCTGGAGCTGACCTGGAAAGTCTTTGTAAAGAG TCTGCACTGCTGGCGTTGGTCGAAGAAAACATGGAAGCTTCGTCCATCAAGCACACACACTTCCTGCAGTGCCTCAAGAAAATGACACCTTCTCTCACGGCCCAGCAAATCCAAACATACCAAACAGCTACCAGATAA